In a single window of the Blattabacterium cuenoti genome:
- the rplT gene encoding 50S ribosomal protein L20 — translation MPRSTNAVSSRRRRKKILKLAKGFYGSRSKVYTVAKNAVEKSFVYAFVGRKKKKRDFRSLWIQRINAGVRQYGKSYSEFMNKLSEKKIKINRKILSYISMNDPSVFKKIVDDVYSK, via the coding sequence ATGCCTAGATCTACCAATGCGGTTTCTTCTAGACGAAGACGTAAAAAAATACTGAAGTTAGCCAAGGGTTTTTATGGTTCCAGAAGTAAAGTTTATACAGTTGCTAAAAATGCTGTGGAAAAATCTTTTGTTTATGCTTTTGTAGGAAGAAAAAAAAAGAAAAGAGATTTCAGATCTCTTTGGATTCAACGTATAAATGCGGGAGTACGTCAATATGGAAAATCCTATTCTGAATTTATGAATAAATTATCTGAAAAAAAAATTAAAATTAATAGAAAAATTCTTTCATATATATCCATGAATGATCCTAGTGTTTTCAAAAAAATAGTAGATGATGTCTATTCAAAATGA
- a CDS encoding MIP/aquaporin family protein — translation MTKIYAEIIGTMILVLLGNGVVANVILSKTKGHSKNGEWLTITIGWALAVFMGITVSAPYSGAHLNPCVTISFAIIGKFSWNLVPFYIFSQFIGAMLGSLFVWFLYKDHFFETQEKQDKLSVFVTIPSIKNLFSNFLSEVLATFIFIFISLYLSTEGTLFFKEEKYPIGLGSLGALPTTLVVLGIVLSLGGATGAALNPARDLGPRIIYSLIPIPGKGKSNWDYALIPVLGPIVGCIIAATLHLFLSS, via the coding sequence ATGACAAAAATATATGCAGAAATTATAGGTACAATGATTTTAGTCCTTTTAGGAAACGGGGTGGTAGCAAATGTTATTTTATCAAAAACTAAAGGTCATAGCAAAAATGGAGAATGGTTAACTATTACTATAGGATGGGCCCTAGCTGTTTTTATGGGAATAACAGTTTCTGCACCTTATAGTGGAGCTCATTTAAATCCATGTGTTACAATAAGTTTTGCCATAATTGGAAAATTTAGTTGGAATCTGGTTCCTTTTTATATTTTTTCTCAATTTATTGGAGCTATGTTAGGGTCTTTATTCGTATGGTTTTTATATAAGGATCATTTCTTTGAAACTCAAGAAAAACAAGATAAATTATCTGTTTTTGTGACTATTCCTTCCATAAAAAATTTATTTTCTAATTTTTTAAGTGAAGTATTAGCCACTTTTATTTTTATATTCATTTCTTTATATCTCTCTACAGAAGGAACACTTTTTTTTAAAGAAGAAAAATATCCTATAGGTTTGGGCTCATTGGGTGCACTTCCTACCACTTTAGTAGTGTTAGGAATTGTTTTATCTTTAGGAGGAGCTACAGGGGCTGCTTTAAATCCTGCTCGTGACCTAGGTCCAAGGATTATATATTCTCTCATTCCTATTCCGGGAAAAGGAAAAAGTAACTGGGATTATGCTTTGATTCCAGTACTCGGTCCTATTGTAGGATGTATTATAGCAGCAACATTACATTTATTTTTATCATCATAA
- the infC gene encoding translation initiation factor IF-3 gives MYRPLPQKKEVHRINENIDTLKVRLVGDSSIENGIYSIQEALQFSRKRELDLVEINPKLNPPVCKILDYKKFLYEQKKRKKQFKAKQIKVNTKEIRFGPQIGDHDGKVKIKSAEKFLMRGDKVKVFVFFKGRSIVYKDQGKIKLLKFAEEIEEYGKVEQMPVMEGKRMYMILAPKKF, from the coding sequence ATATACCGACCATTACCGCAAAAAAAAGAAGTACATCGTATCAATGAAAATATTGATACATTAAAAGTTCGTTTAGTCGGGGATTCTTCCATAGAAAATGGAATTTATTCTATACAAGAAGCTCTTCAATTTTCTAGGAAAAGAGAACTGGATTTAGTTGAGATTAATCCTAAATTAAATCCTCCAGTATGTAAAATACTAGATTATAAAAAATTTCTATATGAACAAAAAAAAAGAAAAAAACAGTTTAAAGCAAAACAAATTAAAGTAAATACTAAAGAAATTAGATTTGGACCACAAATTGGAGATCATGATGGAAAAGTTAAAATTAAAAGTGCAGAAAAATTTTTAATGCGTGGAGATAAAGTGAAAGTATTTGTTTTTTTTAAAGGACGTTCTATAGTATACAAAGATCAAGGAAAAATAAAATTATTAAAATTTGCAGAGGAAATTGAGGAGTACGGAAAAGTAGAGCAAATGCCAGTAATGGAAGGAAAAAGGATGTATATGATATTAGCTCCAAAAAAATTTTAA
- a CDS encoding DHH family phosphoesterase produces MLFSNINGINKKKIVLLPHNNPDGDALGSSLALLFYFRKLKHDVYLVSPTGYPESFQWLPGIKDIIVFSDRTQSLVKKKIINSDYVFFIDFNHLSRINNIKDFFLYSKAKKILIDHHPFAHHPFPFFFDFMFSDSTVAATSILVFRFISDMNNLDKIDKDIATCLYVGLMTDTGFFRFPSVTSETHFIAGKLIKKGINIDNIYDHLQEKYSENRLKLLSKALKKLKIIKKYRTAYTSIQASDINFYSYKQGDTEGIITYGLGVKNIVFSVFFFQEKEKYPIKISFRSKGNFDVNMFAKKHFKGGGHINAAGGMSEKNLPEAIEYFLNIIPNYYKNLMFSI; encoded by the coding sequence ATGTTGTTTTCTAATATCAATGGTATAAATAAAAAAAAGATTGTATTGTTGCCTCATAACAATCCAGATGGAGATGCATTAGGATCTTCTTTGGCTCTTTTATTTTACTTCAGAAAATTAAAACATGATGTATATTTAGTATCTCCAACAGGATATCCTGAATCTTTTCAATGGCTTCCTGGAATCAAGGATATTATCGTATTTTCCGATCGTACACAATCTTTGGTAAAAAAAAAAATTATAAACTCTGATTATGTTTTTTTTATAGATTTTAATCATCTATCAAGAATCAATAATATAAAAGATTTTTTTTTATATTCAAAAGCAAAGAAAATACTAATTGACCATCATCCTTTTGCCCATCATCCTTTTCCATTTTTTTTTGATTTTATGTTTTCAGATTCTACAGTAGCAGCTACCAGTATTTTAGTATTTCGATTCATATCTGATATGAATAATTTAGATAAAATAGACAAAGATATAGCTACATGTTTGTATGTAGGATTAATGACGGATACAGGCTTTTTTCGTTTTCCTTCTGTAACTTCAGAAACTCATTTTATTGCCGGAAAATTAATAAAAAAAGGTATTAATATAGATAACATTTATGATCATTTACAAGAAAAATATAGTGAAAACAGATTGAAATTATTATCTAAAGCTTTGAAAAAATTAAAAATAATAAAAAAATATCGTACCGCTTATACAAGCATACAAGCTTCAGATATAAATTTTTATTCATACAAACAAGGAGATACAGAAGGGATTATAACCTATGGATTAGGCGTTAAAAATATAGTTTTTTCTGTTTTCTTTTTTCAAGAAAAAGAAAAATATCCCATCAAAATTTCTTTTCGTTCGAAAGGAAATTTTGATGTGAATATGTTTGCTAAAAAGCATTTTAAAGGAGGAGGACATATAAATGCTGCAGGAGGAATGTCAGAAAAAAACTTACCTGAAGCTATAGAATATTTTTTAAACATTATCCCAAATTATTATAAAAATCTTATGTTTTCCATTTAA
- a CDS encoding L-threonylcarbamoyladenylate synthase: MSFYVEIEKSVNILKRGKSLLYPTDTVWGLGCDAFNIQAIKKICEIKNRNIYKSMIVLVESMDRLHQLVGTISSFTKEIIIDNINKKDKPVTIIYENAKKIPSNLFRQDNTLAVRLTYDPFCTCLIRSLDRPIISTSANLSGFISPKSFSEISPAILSKTDYIVNFRREEKAKHSASSIIKIISNQIKILRM; the protein is encoded by the coding sequence ATGTCTTTTTACGTAGAAATAGAAAAAAGTGTAAATATCTTAAAAAGAGGAAAAAGTTTATTATACCCTACAGATACTGTATGGGGATTAGGATGTGATGCTTTTAATATACAAGCCATAAAAAAAATATGTGAAATAAAAAATAGAAATATTTATAAATCTATGATTGTTTTAGTAGAGAGTATGGATCGTTTGCATCAATTAGTAGGAACAATATCTTCTTTCACTAAAGAAATAATTATTGATAATATTAATAAAAAAGATAAACCTGTTACCATAATATACGAAAATGCAAAAAAAATACCATCTAATCTTTTTAGACAAGATAATACTTTAGCAGTTCGTTTAACATATGATCCATTTTGTACTTGTTTAATACGAAGTTTGGATAGACCAATTATTTCTACTTCTGCCAATTTATCAGGATTTATCAGTCCTAAATCTTTTTCAGAAATTAGTCCTGCTATTTTAAGTAAAACAGATTATATTGTAAATTTTCGTAGAGAAGAAAAAGCTAAGCACAGTGCTTCTTCTATTATAAAAATTATTTCTAATCAAATCAAAATATTACGTATGTAA
- the ruvX gene encoding Holliday junction resolvase RuvX encodes MAKILGIDYGKVTTGLSITDEKKIFAFGLNAVPTKNLMNFLENFLVYEQIEKIVIGLPKKLNNQKEILIETYIQKFIKKFHVKYPKIIIERLDERFTSKMAFDTMIKLGLKRKKRRKKVILNQISATIILQSYLKKEEKKN; translated from the coding sequence ATGGCAAAAATATTAGGAATAGATTATGGAAAAGTTACCACAGGTTTATCTATAACAGACGAAAAAAAAATATTTGCGTTTGGACTAAATGCTGTTCCAACTAAAAATTTAATGAATTTTTTAGAAAATTTTTTAGTTTATGAGCAAATAGAAAAAATTGTTATAGGATTGCCAAAAAAATTAAATAATCAAAAAGAGATTTTAATAGAAACATATATTCAGAAATTTATAAAAAAATTTCACGTAAAGTATCCAAAAATCATTATAGAAAGACTGGATGAACGTTTTACATCTAAAATGGCTTTTGATACCATGATAAAACTGGGCTTAAAAAGGAAAAAAAGAAGAAAAAAAGTAATTTTGAATCAAATTAGTGCCACTATAATTTTACAGTCTTATCTTAAAAAAGAAGAAAAAAAAAATTAA
- a CDS encoding zinc ribbon domain-containing protein gives MGHKIQEAVTVVDKLRVLYNLQLIDSRIDEIRKFRGNIPMEIKSLEEELNQMKKKLEKIHEDVFYIKENINKQNKNIKSSEILINKYEKQKDHINNHKELYSIDKEIDYQKLEIQLSKKRIKELNIQIDKKEEVIGEKEDILKNKEEHLFHKKKELNKILLENDKEEKILLEQSSSFSQKVENSLLKIYKRIRNGVKNGVAVAPVQRGAPLGSYLAITPQKYSELIQRNKLLIDEHSGRILIDAELAEEEKKKSFVFCSKKKL, from the coding sequence ATGGGACATAAAATACAAGAAGCCGTTACTGTTGTAGATAAATTGAGAGTATTATATAATCTTCAATTAATAGATTCTCGTATAGATGAAATACGAAAGTTTCGTGGGAATATTCCTATGGAAATAAAAAGTTTAGAAGAAGAACTAAACCAAATGAAAAAAAAATTAGAAAAGATTCATGAAGATGTTTTTTATATAAAAGAAAATATAAATAAACAAAATAAAAATATTAAATCCTCAGAAATTCTAATTAACAAATATGAAAAACAAAAAGATCATATCAACAATCATAAAGAATTATATTCTATAGATAAAGAAATTGATTATCAAAAATTAGAAATACAATTGTCTAAAAAAAGAATTAAGGAACTGAATATTCAAATTGATAAAAAGGAAGAAGTTATAGGAGAAAAAGAAGATATTTTAAAAAATAAAGAGGAACATCTTTTTCATAAAAAGAAAGAATTGAATAAAATTCTTTTAGAAAACGATAAAGAAGAAAAAATTTTATTAGAGCAATCTTCGTCTTTTTCTCAAAAAGTAGAAAATAGTTTATTAAAAATTTATAAAAGAATCAGAAATGGAGTTAAAAATGGAGTAGCTGTTGCTCCAGTACAAAGAGGAGCCCCATTAGGTTCTTATCTAGCAATTACACCTCAAAAATATTCAGAACTGATACAACGTAACAAACTTTTAATAGATGAACATAGTGGTAGAATATTAATAGATGCTGAATTAGCTGAGGAAGAAAAGAAAAAATCTTTTGTTTTTTGTTCTAAAAAAAAATTATAG
- a CDS encoding CCA tRNA nucleotidyltransferase, translated as MNLSSAVHRKIFYIISISSEKIKQNSYVIGGYVRDILMGRMKSNDLDILTIGEVTKLAKEVSKYIIPYPKIRIFKRFGTVMLEYENQKIEFVGSRKESYHYSSRNPIIELGSLQEDQNRRDFTINALAISLNLDNYGELIDPFRGLSDLKKKILRTPLDANLTYSDDPLRMMRAIRFATQLQFDIEQSSFQSIQKNKNRINIVSIERIVDEFNKILLSEKPSIGLLLLYKSGLLSIILPELVLLKGIEEKNGYKHKDNFYHTLQVVDNISQEKTNSLWLRWVALLHDIGKTYTKKFFPKIGWAFHAHELVGSKMVSNIFQRLKLPKGSSIKYVKKLIKHSYRPITLIEKKTSDSAIRRLLFDMGKDLEDLMKLCIADITTNNIDKKNQYKKNIYLLIERIKKLEERDRIQNWKSPISGNDIMEAFHIDPCKKIGIIKNFVKDSILEGKISNNFHSAYFLMLKKGEELGLKKK; from the coding sequence ATGAATTTATCATCTGCCGTTCATAGAAAAATATTTTATATTATAAGTATATCTTCTGAAAAAATAAAACAAAATAGCTATGTTATAGGAGGTTATGTTAGAGATATTTTGATGGGAAGAATGAAGTCAAATGACTTAGATATTTTAACTATAGGAGAAGTAACAAAATTAGCTAAAGAGGTTTCTAAATATATTATTCCTTATCCTAAAATAAGAATATTTAAACGTTTTGGTACAGTTATGTTGGAATATGAAAATCAAAAAATAGAATTTGTGGGATCAAGAAAAGAATCGTATCATTATTCTAGTAGAAATCCAATTATAGAATTGGGATCATTGCAAGAGGATCAAAATCGAAGGGATTTTACAATTAATGCTTTAGCTATTAGTTTAAACCTAGATAATTATGGAGAATTAATAGATCCGTTTAGAGGATTATCAGATTTGAAAAAAAAAATATTAAGAACTCCATTAGATGCAAATCTAACTTATTCTGATGATCCATTACGAATGATGCGAGCTATACGATTTGCTACTCAACTACAATTTGATATTGAACAATCTTCATTTCAATCAATTCAAAAGAATAAGAATAGAATAAATATTGTTTCTATAGAAAGAATAGTTGATGAATTTAACAAAATTTTACTATCTGAAAAGCCTTCTATAGGATTGTTATTATTATACAAATCTGGATTATTATCAATTATATTACCTGAATTAGTTTTATTAAAAGGAATAGAAGAAAAGAATGGATATAAACATAAAGATAATTTCTATCATACTTTACAAGTAGTAGATAATATTAGTCAAGAAAAAACCAATTCTCTTTGGTTAAGATGGGTCGCTTTACTTCATGATATCGGAAAAACTTATACCAAAAAATTTTTTCCTAAAATAGGATGGGCTTTTCATGCTCATGAATTAGTAGGCTCCAAAATGGTTTCAAATATATTTCAACGTTTAAAACTTCCAAAAGGATCTTCTATAAAATATGTTAAAAAGCTGATTAAACATAGTTATAGACCTATTACGTTAATAGAAAAAAAGACTAGTGATTCTGCTATACGTAGATTATTATTTGATATGGGAAAAGATTTAGAAGACTTAATGAAATTATGTATCGCTGATATTACTACCAACAATATAGATAAAAAAAATCAGTATAAAAAAAATATTTATCTTCTCATAGAAAGAATTAAAAAATTAGAAGAAAGAGATAGAATTCAAAATTGGAAATCACCCATATCAGGAAATGATATAATGGAAGCTTTTCATATTGATCCATGTAAGAAAATAGGAATCATAAAAAATTTTGTTAAAGATTCTATTTTAGAAGGAAAAATATCTAATAATTTTCATTCGGCTTATTTTCTTATGTTAAAAAAAGGAGAAGAATTGGGATTGAAAAAAAAATAA
- the def gene encoding peptide deformylase: MVLPIILYGNPILRKKCLDINLSSCKCKKYINQLIKDMFETIHKVKGIGLAAPQIGKNIRLFIVETPYLIKGEYISNYKEVFINAKILKTHGKECKFNEGCLSIPGIMGTVKRKSHVLIEYYDKNWKKQNKTLTGICARVILHEYDHIEGKLFIDYFSSTKKKIIEKKLMNLSKKNSF, encoded by the coding sequence ATGGTGTTACCTATAATTCTTTATGGAAATCCTATTTTGAGAAAAAAATGTTTGGACATAAATTTATCTTCTTGTAAATGCAAAAAGTATATTAATCAATTGATTAAAGATATGTTTGAAACTATACACAAAGTAAAAGGAATAGGTTTGGCGGCTCCCCAAATTGGAAAAAATATTAGACTTTTTATAGTTGAAACTCCTTATTTAATAAAGGGAGAATATATCAGTAATTATAAGGAAGTTTTTATTAATGCAAAAATATTAAAAACTCATGGAAAAGAGTGCAAATTTAATGAAGGATGTCTTAGTATTCCTGGAATAATGGGAACAGTTAAAAGAAAATCTCATGTTCTAATTGAATATTATGATAAAAATTGGAAAAAACAAAACAAAACCTTAACAGGTATATGTGCTAGAGTAATTTTGCATGAATATGATCATATTGAAGGGAAACTTTTCATAGATTATTTTTCTTCCACAAAGAAAAAAATAATAGAAAAAAAATTAATGAATTTGTCAAAAAAAAATTCATTTTGA
- the rpmI gene encoding 50S ribosomal protein L35 — MPKLKTKSGSKKRFKKTANGYIKRKHAFKNHLLTKKSKRRKRNLSVFTLLKKSDQKNIKIQI; from the coding sequence ATGCCTAAATTAAAAACGAAATCAGGATCTAAAAAAAGATTTAAAAAAACAGCTAATGGATATATTAAAAGAAAACATGCATTTAAAAATCATTTATTAACTAAGAAATCAAAAAGGAGAAAACGTAATCTTTCTGTATTCACTTTATTAAAAAAATCAGATCAGAAAAATATAAAAATACAAATTTAG
- a CDS encoding thioredoxin family protein, with the protein MVQTYSSNEIKIQIKDFELLEISSGKKKFLRYFFSNKATVIMFICNHCPYVKHINTELIHLANDFLPKGISFLAINSNDVKKYPEDSPENMIKVYHKLGYPFPYFFDETQEVAKYYCAKCTPEFFIFSGDGNLCYHGQLDDSRPGNDVPVTGSDVRNVLQNILKGNKIHPIVKLSYGCNIKWKT; encoded by the coding sequence ATGGTACAAACTTATTCTTCTAATGAAATTAAAATTCAAATAAAAGATTTTGAATTATTAGAAATTTCTTCAGGAAAGAAGAAATTTTTAAGATATTTTTTTTCTAATAAAGCAACGGTAATAATGTTTATTTGTAATCACTGTCCATATGTTAAACATATCAATACAGAATTGATTCATTTAGCTAATGATTTTTTACCCAAAGGAATTTCATTTTTAGCTATTAATTCTAATGATGTAAAAAAATATCCGGAAGACTCTCCAGAAAATATGATAAAAGTATATCATAAACTAGGTTATCCCTTTCCTTATTTTTTTGATGAAACACAAGAAGTTGCTAAATATTATTGTGCAAAATGTACTCCTGAATTTTTTATATTTTCAGGAGATGGAAATTTATGTTATCATGGGCAATTAGATGACTCTAGACCTGGAAATGATGTTCCTGTTACGGGTTCTGATGTGAGAAATGTTTTACAGAATATTTTAAAAGGAAATAAAATACATCCGATAGTAAAATTGAGTTACGGATGTAATATTAAATGGAAAACATAA
- the thrS gene encoding threonine--tRNA ligase, which translates to MDKEKNESVSLKEDPNRDHRKIGKKLKFFVFSNRVGAGLPLWLPRGTVFRKNLEEFLIDVQKKSGYEMVVTPHIGHKKLYVRSGHWSKFGEDHFKPIHTPHKKEEFLLKPMNCPHHCEIYRSQEWSYRDLPKRFAEFGTVYRYEQSGELHGLTRVRCFTQDDAHIFCTSDQLLEEFKKVINLVFYVFRSLGFLTYTVRISLRDPKKIDNYIGSEINWEKAEKAILKAVKEEKIEASINYGEAAFYGPKLDFLVQDSLGRNWQLGTIQIDYNLPERFDLYYKGKNNEKCRPVMIHRAPFGSLERIIAIMIEHTKGNLPLWLVPNQAVILPISDKYIVYAKKILNLMLNYNIRVFIDNRNEKINKKIRDSEENKIPYMIILGDKEEKNEMMSLRRHGLGHIGIFSISNGIESILNETNLKTKTIKLL; encoded by the coding sequence ATGGATAAAGAAAAAAATGAATCAGTTTCTTTAAAAGAAGATCCTAATAGAGATCATAGAAAAATAGGTAAAAAATTAAAGTTCTTTGTTTTTTCTAATCGAGTGGGGGCTGGATTACCTTTATGGTTACCTAGAGGAACAGTTTTCAGAAAAAATTTAGAAGAATTTTTGATTGATGTTCAAAAAAAATCAGGATACGAAATGGTTGTAACTCCTCATATAGGACATAAAAAATTGTATGTTAGAAGTGGACATTGGAGTAAATTTGGAGAGGATCATTTTAAACCCATTCATACACCTCATAAAAAAGAGGAGTTTCTTTTAAAACCTATGAATTGTCCTCACCATTGTGAAATTTATAGATCTCAAGAATGGTCCTATCGTGATCTTCCTAAACGTTTTGCTGAGTTTGGAACAGTATATCGTTATGAACAAAGCGGGGAGCTTCATGGATTAACTAGAGTTAGATGTTTTACTCAAGATGATGCACATATTTTTTGCACTTCTGATCAATTATTAGAAGAATTTAAAAAAGTAATTAATTTAGTTTTTTATGTTTTTCGTTCTCTAGGTTTTTTGACATATACAGTGAGAATATCTCTTAGAGATCCTAAAAAAATAGATAATTACATAGGATCAGAAATAAATTGGGAAAAAGCTGAAAAAGCGATATTAAAAGCAGTTAAAGAGGAGAAAATAGAAGCATCTATCAATTATGGAGAAGCCGCTTTTTATGGGCCAAAATTAGATTTTCTTGTTCAAGATTCTTTAGGAAGAAATTGGCAACTTGGAACGATTCAAATAGATTATAATCTACCTGAAAGATTTGATTTATATTATAAAGGAAAAAATAATGAAAAGTGTCGTCCAGTAATGATACATAGAGCCCCTTTTGGTTCTTTAGAACGTATTATCGCCATTATGATAGAGCATACAAAAGGAAACCTTCCATTGTGGTTGGTTCCTAACCAAGCGGTCATACTTCCTATAAGTGATAAATATATAGTTTATGCAAAAAAAATTTTAAATTTGATGCTAAATTACAATATTCGTGTGTTTATTGATAATAGAAACGAGAAAATTAATAAAAAAATTAGGGATTCTGAAGAAAATAAAATTCCTTATATGATAATTTTAGGAGATAAAGAGGAGAAAAATGAAATGATGTCATTGCGACGTCATGGTTTAGGACATATAGGAATATTTTCTATTTCCAATGGAATAGAATCTATTTTGAATGAAACAAATTTAAAAACTAAAACTATAAAGCTATTATAA
- a CDS encoding Nif3-like dinuclear metal center hexameric protein, with the protein MDVFVRDIADVLENIAPIEYADSYDNIGLILGSFHKKVKSVLITLDLTEEVFYESIHKKCDLIISFHPIIFKSIKNITGKTFSERIIIHALKNDISIYVIHTNLDMIWEGPSSYISKLLRINREKVLFPKKETIKKLITYVPVDYAEKVRNALFDAGAGNISNYSHCSYNFDGFGSYMGNKKTQPFIGKKEIFHIEKETCIGVIFPDYKLNRVKNALFKNHPYEEVAYEIYNLENINPHIGIGFIGNLMEKMNESDFLFFIKKKMNVSCIRHSNFTGKKIQKIAMITGSGRFGIETAIKEKADVFISSDLKYHDFFKNEKKILIVDVGHYESEKFTKNLLKSFLDKNFTSISVYESEVHTNPVKYFH; encoded by the coding sequence ATGGATGTGTTTGTTAGAGATATAGCTGATGTATTGGAAAATATAGCTCCTATAGAATATGCAGATTCTTATGATAACATTGGATTAATATTAGGATCATTTCATAAAAAAGTAAAAAGTGTACTGATTACTTTAGATCTCACTGAAGAGGTTTTTTATGAATCTATTCATAAAAAATGCGACTTGATAATTTCTTTTCATCCTATTATTTTTAAATCTATTAAAAATATAACAGGAAAAACGTTTTCAGAAAGAATTATAATTCATGCGTTAAAAAATGATATATCTATTTATGTCATTCACACAAATTTAGATATGATATGGGAAGGGCCTTCTTCTTATATATCCAAATTATTACGAATCAACAGAGAAAAAGTTTTATTTCCAAAAAAAGAAACTATAAAAAAATTAATAACTTATGTTCCAGTTGATTATGCTGAAAAAGTTAGAAATGCATTATTTGACGCAGGAGCTGGAAATATTTCTAATTATAGTCATTGCAGTTATAATTTTGATGGATTCGGAAGTTATATGGGAAACAAAAAAACTCAACCTTTTATTGGAAAAAAAGAAATTTTTCATATAGAAAAAGAGACGTGTATTGGTGTTATTTTTCCCGATTACAAATTAAATAGAGTGAAAAATGCTTTATTTAAAAATCATCCTTATGAAGAAGTAGCTTATGAAATTTATAATCTTGAAAATATAAATCCTCATATAGGAATTGGTTTTATAGGAAATCTTATGGAAAAAATGAATGAATCTGATTTTCTTTTTTTTATAAAAAAAAAAATGAATGTTTCTTGTATTCGTCATTCTAATTTTACAGGAAAAAAAATTCAAAAAATAGCTATGATTACAGGTTCAGGACGTTTCGGAATAGAAACAGCTATAAAAGAAAAAGCTGATGTTTTTATCTCCTCTGATTTGAAATATCATGATTTTTTTAAAAATGAAAAAAAAATATTAATTGTGGATGTTGGGCATTATGAATCTGAAAAATTTACCAAAAATTTACTGAAATCTTTTTTAGATAAAAATTTTACTTCTATTTCTGTTTATGAATCAGAAGTTCATACTAATCCAGTTAAATATTTTCATTAA
- a CDS encoding 2,3,4,5-tetrahydropyridine-2,6-dicarboxylate N-succinyltransferase: protein MNRFKLEIEKAWNKKDIWTTDVNIKNLVFQVIDHLETGSIRVSDYLNGKWTVNEWVKRAILMYFSVQQMNTIELGGLEFYDKIPIKNKFKEKGIRVVPHAIARYGSYISPGVILMPSYVNIGAYIGENTMIDTWATVGSCAQVGSRVHISGGVGIGGVLEPLQAHPVIIENDVFIGSRCILVEGVLIKKGAVLGANVVLTASTKIFDVTNEKSIETKGVVPRYSVVIPGSYPKKFNSGIYHVPCALIIGKRKESTDKKTSLNDALRTHNLSI from the coding sequence GTGAATAGATTCAAATTAGAAATAGAGAAAGCTTGGAATAAAAAAGATATATGGACTACTGACGTAAATATAAAAAATTTAGTATTTCAGGTTATTGATCATTTAGAAACAGGTTCCATCAGAGTATCTGATTATTTAAATGGAAAATGGACAGTAAATGAATGGGTTAAAAGAGCTATTCTTATGTATTTTTCCGTTCAACAAATGAATACAATAGAATTAGGGGGGTTAGAATTTTATGATAAAATTCCTATAAAAAATAAATTTAAGGAAAAAGGAATTCGTGTAGTTCCTCATGCTATAGCTCGTTATGGTTCGTATATATCACCTGGAGTTATTCTTATGCCTTCTTACGTCAATATAGGAGCATATATAGGAGAAAATACTATGATAGACACATGGGCTACAGTGGGTAGTTGCGCTCAAGTTGGTAGTCGCGTACATATAAGTGGAGGGGTTGGAATAGGAGGAGTTTTAGAACCTTTACAAGCTCATCCAGTTATTATTGAAAATGATGTTTTTATTGGATCTAGATGTATTTTGGTGGAAGGAGTTTTGATAAAAAAAGGAGCTGTTTTAGGAGCGAATGTCGTTTTGACTGCTTCTACTAAAATATTTGACGTTACTAATGAAAAATCTATTGAAACTAAGGGAGTAGTTCCTAGATATTCTGTAGTTATACCGGGATCTTATCCAAAAAAATTTAATTCAGGAATATATCATGTTCCATGTGCTTTGATTATAGGAAAAAGAAAAGAAAGTACAGATAAAAAAACATCTTTAAATGATGCATTGAGAACCCACAATTTATCAATTTAA